The sequence CGATCTCGAGAATGGACGCCGTACCGGAGCCATCATCATCGGCGCCGTTGCGAATGGAATCGAGCCGCGGGCGATTCACACGCCGCAGACTGTCGAGCAGTGTACGGATGCGTGCCGCTTCGGCGCTCGTCGGCTCGCGCAGCGGCGAGTCGGCACCCATCGGGCGCATCACCGTATTGAAGGCGCGCAGCGAGTCGTGGTCCACCGGGGCGTGATCATAGCCCACGTGATCATTGTGCGCGGTCAGCGTGAGATACTGATGGCGCAGCACCGGATCACTGCCGCGCAGAATGCCCACGACATTGCGCGCGGGAAACTCAACGGGCCGCCGCGGATAGTCCACGTGGCCGGTGACGGGCTGTCCGTTCGCACCGGGAGCCAGCGACGACACGTCCGCCCCCATCACGGTGCGCGCCGCCGCGCGCGTCACCCACACGATCGGCAGCGTGTTCGCGCGCGACGTGTCGGGGACCGGGCGCCCTTCGCGCAGCCGCGCCGTCTGCTCGCCCGGTACATCCTCGAGGCCGCTCACGAGCAGCGCCACCGCCCCGCGATAGCGCGCGCCGAGGTTGGACGCCGCGCGAAACGACATCCCCGTCGGCACGTCGATGAACACGAGCTTGCCAGCCGCGCTGGCCGGCGCAATCCACGCGGTCGTGTCGCGCAGCGATCCGGCGTACACCACCGGCGTCGTGGCAAACGTGCGCGCCGGCGCCAGGCTGCTCGCCGGCATGAAGTCGGTGAACAATCGCAGCGCCGTGCCGCCGGCACTCAGCCGCGACGCTGGATCCACCGCCACGCGCCACATGGGGACGACCTGGAACCAACCGCCCTGGTCGCCACCCGGCTCGAGCCCGAGGCGCGCGAACTCGGCCGCGATATACGCGGTGATGGTGTACGCGCCGCGGCTCCCGGTCTCGCGCCCCATCGTGGAGTCGTCGGCGATGCGGAACAGGCGTTCCCGGAGATCGGCGGCCGAGATGTCGGTTGACGTTCGCGGAGCGCGCAGCGCGCCCGGCGGCGTGCCGCCGGCGCAGGCGGCCAGAAGCACCGCGCCGGAAAGGAGGCGAAGACGGGTCATCCCTGATGCAACCGCGCCGAGCGGCGCTCCGCAAGCGACCGGGGTGAGGTATAGCATTCAGGGATGGTGCACGAGCCATCCCTCATGAGCGTGCGGTACACGCGCCCCGGCTGGGCCGACGCGTCTCGTTTCCCATTCTCGGTGCCGAGCATCGCCGGGATGTCCACGCTGGATGTGGACACGCCGGTCACCTGCTTCGTGGGCGAGAACGGCTCGGGAAAGTCCACGTTGCTGGAGGCGATCGCCATCGCGGCCTCGCTGCCGTCGGCCGGCGCCGCCACCAGGGCGGTGGACGACCCGACGCTTGCCGAGCAGCGCTGGCTCGCACGCGCCCTCAAGCTCACCTGGCGGCTGCGCAACAATCGCGGGCTCTTCTTGCGCGCCGAAGATTTCTTCGCCTTTCAGCAGCAGCTCAAGCGCGAGCGCGCCGACTTCGAGGAAACGCTGGCGCGCCTGGAGACCGAGTACGCCGATCGCTCCGAGCACGCCAAGCAGCTGGCCATGGGGCCGGTGAAGAGCAGCATGGCCGAGATGGAACGGCGGTATGGCGCCGATCCCGACGCGCGCTCGCACGGGGAGGCGTTCCTCAACTTCTTTCAGGAGCGGCTCGTCCCCCGCGGGCTCTATCTGCTCGACGAGCCCGAGGCGGCCCTCTCCCCGCAGCGGCAGCTCACGCTGCTGGCGATGATGTTCGACCTGGTGGCCGAGGGGGCGCAGTTCATCGTGGCGACGCATTCGCCCATCCTGCTCGCGTATCCGGGCGCGCGGATCTACTCGTTCGATGACGGCGCGATCGACACCATCGACTGGGAGCAGACGGAGCACGTGCGCCTGACTCGCGATTTTCTGGCGAATCCGGAGCGGTATCTGCGGAACCTGCGGAGCTGATCGGCACTTCGTGGGTACGAGCGCGAGCGGCGACGCGGCTACCGCCCACGCGGTCGTGAAACCGGTGCGCTCGAAACCCCGGCGCGCACCGCCCCCGGCACCCTCCCCACGAGCACCCGCCCCGTACGCCCCACCAGCATCGTCAAGCCGGGAATGGCTGCGCCGCTGCGATAATCGTTCGCCAAGGTGACCGCGACGACCGACCAGCTGGATCCGTTCCAACGCACCAGTCGATCGGGAACCGTGGCGCTTCCCGCGGGCGCCTGCACCACCGCGAAGACATCGTTGGGGTCCGCGCCGAAGATCGCGGACACGCAGTTCGGCAGGCCGGCAGCGGTCAGCCCGGCATCCACCCAGGCGGTGCCGTTCCACCGCCAGAGCCCCCCGGGCGTGAAGCTGTCGCATCCCGGCGCCCCCGCGTAGGCGAGCGTGGGAGAAAAGGTCAGGACGCTCTGCACGCGAACCCGCGAGTTGCCGACCGGAATGTTCGGCATCGCCGACCAGGTCGACCCGTTCCATTGGCGCGCGATCCCGCCATTCCCCACGGCGATGGCGTGCACGGGGGAGCTGCCGTGGACCGCATACAAGGCCGTACTCGTCGTCGCCGAGACCGACCAGCTGCTCCCGTCAAAACGCCAGATCCGGCCGATCCCCGAAACGTCGGTCGACAGCGCGAACGTCATCGATGACGAGGCACCCCACAGGCTCTGCACCTGTTCATTGACCGCCAGTTCCTCGCGGACCCAGGCGCCACCACTCGATCGCAGCAATTGCCCCACCGTCTGATTGTTGCGCGTGAAGCTGCCGCCGGCAAACATGGTCCCGTCGGGTGCCAGATACGCCTCCCCCAGCGACTCGCGACTCGTGCGGCGAATCCAGTTCCACTGCGCGCCGTTCCACCGCCAGATGGAGCCGTTCACCCCCACGGCCATGCCGGCATCGGCCGACTGCAGGGAGAGATTCCACAGCGTCGGCGCATAGTGCTCGTCGGTCCACACCCCGCCGGCCAGTCGCGTGACCAGGCCCTGCGCACTCCCGACGCGCAGCGTGCCATCGGGTGCGCACCGCATGGCCCCCGTGGTCTCGGTCGCGGCCTGGCCGGCGTCTGCGACCAACGTCAGCGTGGTGCCGCTTGCCCGAAAGATGCGACCGCGAGATGTCCCCGCGTACAGCGTGGCGCCGCAGAGCGTGAGCTCGTAAAACCACTCGCCTTGATCAAGGCTCGGCGTGTACTCGGTAAAGGTGCCGCCGCTGTAGCGGGCGACGGACCGATCGAGCGCCACGACAAAGTCGCCGCCCGGAAGCGCCAGTGGCGAACGCGCACACCCGGGGAACGTGGGGTCGTCGCCAATGGTCGTATTGGGCAGCAACGTGATCGTCCCGCCGCGGAACACCGCCAGCCGCGAATCGGTTGTGCTCGCCTGACATCGGGTGATGATCGCACTGTCTCCCGTCCAGGCGCTCAGCCCCGTGCCGAATGTCGCACTGGACGAGGGGGTGAGTGCCGACCACGCGCCACCGCGATAGCGATGGATCGCGCCCGTCGAGGACAGGGCGAGCGCCTCGCCCGCGCCAATCGACGCGAGGGCGCGCACGAAGGGACTGCTCACGCCAGACGGCAGCGGCCAGTTGGTGCTCGTGAGCGTCGCACC comes from Gemmatimonadaceae bacterium and encodes:
- a CDS encoding M28 family peptidase → MTRLRLLSGAVLLAACAGGTPPGALRAPRTSTDISAADLRERLFRIADDSTMGRETGSRGAYTITAYIAAEFARLGLEPGGDQGGWFQVVPMWRVAVDPASRLSAGGTALRLFTDFMPASSLAPARTFATTPVVYAGSLRDTTAWIAPASAAGKLVFIDVPTGMSFRAASNLGARYRGAVALLVSGLEDVPGEQTARLREGRPVPDTSRANTLPIVWVTRAAARTVMGADVSSLAPGANGQPVTGHVDYPRRPVEFPARNVVGILRGSDPVLRHQYLTLTAHNDHVGYDHAPVDHDSLRAFNTVMRPMGADSPLREPTSAEAARIRTLLDSLRRVNRPRLDSIRNGADDDGSGTASILEIAEAMARGTRPRRSIIFVSHTGEEAGLLGSHWFGDHAPVPVDSIVGEIDQDMVGRGTVHDFPRSGTGAGSDQYLEVIGAKRISREFGEYLERANAQQPIPFVFDYTFDAPGHPLQYYCRADHYNYARHGIPAVAFSRGEHQDYHQVTDEAQYISYRDLERVTRLVHDAAMLIGNAPQRPKRDVPRPTDPNAPCRQ
- a CDS encoding AAA family ATPase — encoded protein: MVHEPSLMSVRYTRPGWADASRFPFSVPSIAGMSTLDVDTPVTCFVGENGSGKSTLLEAIAIAASLPSAGAATRAVDDPTLAEQRWLARALKLTWRLRNNRGLFLRAEDFFAFQQQLKRERADFEETLARLETEYADRSEHAKQLAMGPVKSSMAEMERRYGADPDARSHGEAFLNFFQERLVPRGLYLLDEPEAALSPQRQLTLLAMMFDLVAEGAQFIVATHSPILLAYPGARIYSFDDGAIDTIDWEQTEHVRLTRDFLANPERYLRNLRS
- a CDS encoding Ig-like domain-containing protein, encoding MRLLHPFWSCCRRACRPAPLLALCAVLAAACGGSSDTGGTGTTGPNGSAAAPTISLSTSALAVSGLGSSATLSATIAPASATISWTSSDAAVATVTGNGTTASVTGIAAGSAQITATASSGGRSATAVASVTVTPVVRSITIAEPTVTLLAGTAQRLTATVTADVGAVRTLQWRSDDPTVATVDSSGTITAVAAGTTTVRATSLTTPAVSASVPVRVNAVPRVRSIVVTPSVDSAFVGQLRAFTAVVAADSGVATTVVWRSSAPGVASVDANGRATAVAAGTTTLSAVSTVDSTVRASATLAVRLPVVRSVSFTLPPALLAGRSVDAISTISADPGADTRVTWSSTAPTVASVDANGRVTALAAGTTTITLRSVAFPSVTASTVLTVSTPPTTSVFAEVPIGSGGGLTTATINGIFATSAGQGVVLADGSAPNIAGVEAPLQMGAPTWQLRTDLMSSFRGRFGMDAAGSSPSDIFWSLAGDTFSGLPSVPLVVRWDGATLTSTNWPLPSGVSSPFVRALASIGAGEALALSSTGAIHRYRGGAWSALTPSSSATFGTGLSAWTGDSAIITRCQASTTDSRLAVFRGGTITLLPNTTIGDDPTFPGCARSPLALPGGDFVVALDRSVARYSGGTFTEYTPSLDQGEWFYELTLCGATLYAGTSRGRIFRASGTTLTLVADAGQAATETTGAMRCAPDGTLRVGSAQGLVTRLAGGVWTDEHYAPTLWNLSLQSADAGMAVGVNGSIWRWNGAQWNWIRRTSRESLGEAYLAPDGTMFAGGSFTRNNQTVGQLLRSSGGAWVREELAVNEQVQSLWGASSSMTFALSTDVSGIGRIWRFDGSSWSVSATTSTALYAVHGSSPVHAIAVGNGGIARQWNGSTWSAMPNIPVGNSRVRVQSVLTFSPTLAYAGAPGCDSFTPGGLWRWNGTAWVDAGLTAAGLPNCVSAIFGADPNDVFAVVQAPAGSATVPDRLVRWNGSSWSVVAVTLANDYRSGAAIPGLTMLVGRTGRVLVGRVPGAVRAGVSSAPVSRPRGR